One Streptomyces sp. P9-A2 DNA window includes the following coding sequences:
- a CDS encoding ATP-grasp domain-containing protein, with amino-acid sequence MSAPAPRPAVLFVGLRKNPLEHRPAFEAAHREGYAVVLLTARPPAALPPAGLPGALLAEVRAVDPHDTAAFDAAVDEAAAAHPVAGVVTWSDAGVEPAARAAHRLGLPGIEPEVARLARNKYLMRQALAGCPHLIPRYARVRTLRDAEQALEHVGLPAVLKPAAGSGSKGIFLLRSARDLLPAFAELARLTGADGDSIFRHDRGELVLEELLGGTEHSVEGFVHQGEVTVCGITDKTTTEPFRLELAHLHPSVLPAAAGSAVRALTREVVTALGFDDCAFHLECMYDAESGARLVEVAARAGGDFIGSHLVGLASGIPFHENVIRVATGRAPRLPNRPLLHAGLRKVMAPVAGRLVRVEGVDTALAVPGVQHVVLDRAPGTTVKLPPEHFSSCAIGAVMATGDTAASVEGSLLTATDAIRVEIAPQPARRTAEGASTCGSPAPTTPRETTPTRAAEPDSSPSPASSAFQE; translated from the coding sequence GTGTCTGCCCCCGCTCCACGTCCCGCCGTCCTTTTCGTCGGCCTGCGCAAGAACCCCCTGGAACACCGGCCCGCGTTCGAGGCCGCCCACCGCGAGGGCTACGCGGTGGTGCTCCTCACCGCCCGGCCGCCCGCCGCCCTGCCGCCCGCCGGGCTGCCCGGAGCACTGCTCGCCGAGGTCCGCGCGGTCGACCCGCACGACACCGCCGCGTTCGACGCGGCAGTGGACGAGGCCGCCGCCGCGCACCCCGTCGCCGGCGTCGTCACCTGGTCCGACGCGGGCGTGGAACCTGCCGCTCGCGCCGCCCACCGCCTGGGCCTGCCCGGCATCGAGCCCGAAGTCGCTCGCTTGGCCCGCAACAAGTACCTCATGCGCCAGGCCCTCGCCGGCTGTCCCCACTTGATACCCCGCTACGCCCGGGTACGGACCCTGCGGGACGCCGAACAGGCGCTGGAGCACGTCGGGCTCCCGGCTGTGCTGAAACCCGCCGCGGGCAGCGGAAGCAAGGGCATCTTCCTGCTGCGCTCCGCACGGGACCTACTGCCCGCGTTCGCCGAACTGGCCCGTCTCACCGGCGCCGACGGCGACAGCATCTTCCGTCACGACCGTGGCGAACTCGTGCTCGAAGAGCTGCTCGGCGGCACCGAGCACAGCGTCGAGGGCTTCGTGCACCAGGGTGAGGTGACGGTCTGCGGCATCACCGACAAGACCACCACCGAGCCGTTCCGCCTGGAACTCGCGCACCTGCACCCCAGCGTCCTGCCCGCCGCCGCAGGATCCGCCGTGCGCGCGCTGACCCGTGAGGTCGTGACCGCCCTCGGCTTCGACGACTGCGCCTTCCATCTGGAGTGCATGTACGACGCGGAGTCGGGTGCCCGGCTCGTGGAGGTCGCCGCACGCGCCGGCGGTGACTTCATCGGATCCCATCTCGTCGGCCTGGCGAGCGGGATCCCCTTCCACGAGAACGTGATCCGCGTGGCGACCGGCCGGGCTCCGCGCCTGCCCAACCGTCCGCTGCTGCACGCCGGACTGCGCAAGGTGATGGCCCCGGTGGCAGGGAGGCTGGTACGGGTCGAGGGCGTGGACACCGCGCTCGCCGTCCCGGGCGTCCAGCACGTCGTCCTCGACCGCGCCCCCGGCACGACCGTAAAGCTCCCGCCCGAGCACTTCTCCTCCTGTGCCATCGGCGCGGTCATGGCCACCGGCGACACCGCTGCATCGGTCGAGGGCTCGCTGCTGACCGCGACAGACGCCATACGGGTGGAGATCGCGCCCCAGCCCGCTCGGCGCACAGCGGAAGGAGCTTCGACGTGTGGTTCGCCCGCTCCGACGACACCCCGTGAAACCACGCCGACCCGGGCTGCGGAACCGGACAGTTCACCCTCACCGGCGTCAAGCGCATTTCAGGAATGA
- a CDS encoding ATP-grasp domain-containing protein, translating to MTDTLLLVGAGIMGRGYVAAAQDLGLRTVLLDDEAWREKHEQHVAHFESPAGGTETHWLRAALDAADRYPPQGVVPFAEQHVLAAARVQDLLGLPGPSLAAAGASRNKAVQRALFAHAGLPQPDHTVIDDADQAARWSRGRYPVVVKPLRGMGSSGVRCVAGEDELRADLARRDVGQHVLIEEYSDAPEYSWEGLVENGEVIFGNHTRKVTTGPPEFVELQHQLPHLPADRDRVDGQTAALVAAAGIRTGIVHLEYRDDGTVLKPMEFAVRTPGDHILELMCRAYRHDFFRSVVELSLGRKVGLPTGRPRTAGVLFLTAPRPGRIAAVEGIEAAANRPEVVRVGQKKHAGDVVTGLHSSGDRIAHALFLADTPAAVDAAADDMRRQIDIRVEPTDDVPAPAPAPATPSAEPPRIAEDGPVVVLCKWRPDMVRALLAATPNLHLVLEESELATAAASPELTTAVRSVYRVGSVDSVEELTGVAVDLAVRDVRVDQVLSFSEDGQLGAAQLRALLGCDEASAQMRAAVRDKRMMKHLVAAAGVPVTQWASLPTDVTFADGDTLPDVGFPAIVKPAFGFGTMSTIRAENAAEIAAVLRDLPKPDRLSSGHLIVERFVSGRELHIDALWREGKPLFLNVSAYYAPRLDHVATDRAVHDAPPARDGSYMLAPEEHPELHERILAMHTTVNEALGIDTAVTHLEVFETLTGDLVFSEIATRIGGGWIPDMLTARLGHNVHDIIATGLLYGNLEAGGDTVSPHRHIGALHLRPPRAGTITALPTGEQIEAVDGVLDWRLRKKTGDRFGFSHAMDWCLLVIVGADTAEEFEAALDRVETELTIEVE from the coding sequence ATGACGGACACACTGCTGCTGGTCGGCGCGGGCATCATGGGGCGCGGCTACGTCGCCGCCGCACAGGACCTCGGGCTGCGCACCGTACTACTCGACGACGAGGCCTGGCGCGAGAAGCACGAGCAGCACGTCGCGCACTTCGAGAGCCCGGCGGGCGGCACCGAGACGCACTGGCTGCGGGCCGCACTCGACGCCGCCGACCGGTACCCGCCGCAGGGAGTCGTGCCGTTCGCCGAGCAGCATGTGCTGGCCGCGGCGCGGGTGCAGGACCTGCTGGGGCTGCCCGGCCCTTCCCTCGCCGCCGCCGGGGCGAGCCGCAACAAGGCCGTTCAACGCGCCCTGTTCGCACACGCAGGGCTGCCGCAGCCCGACCACACCGTCATCGACGACGCGGACCAGGCCGCCCGGTGGAGTCGCGGCCGCTACCCGGTCGTCGTCAAGCCGCTGCGGGGCATGGGCAGCAGCGGAGTGCGCTGCGTGGCGGGCGAGGACGAGCTCCGCGCGGACCTGGCCCGCCGGGACGTGGGACAGCATGTGCTGATCGAGGAGTACTCGGACGCTCCTGAGTACAGCTGGGAAGGGCTCGTCGAGAACGGCGAGGTGATCTTCGGGAACCACACCCGCAAGGTGACCACCGGCCCGCCCGAGTTCGTCGAACTGCAGCACCAGCTGCCCCACCTCCCCGCCGACCGTGACCGCGTCGACGGGCAGACGGCCGCGCTGGTGGCCGCTGCCGGTATCCGTACCGGCATCGTGCACCTGGAGTACCGGGACGACGGCACCGTGCTGAAGCCCATGGAATTCGCCGTGCGCACCCCCGGCGACCACATCCTGGAGCTGATGTGCCGGGCGTACCGGCACGATTTCTTCCGCAGCGTCGTCGAGCTGTCCCTCGGCCGCAAGGTCGGCCTCCCCACCGGACGTCCCCGCACTGCGGGCGTACTGTTCCTGACTGCGCCTCGCCCCGGCCGTATTGCGGCCGTGGAAGGCATCGAGGCGGCGGCGAACCGGCCCGAGGTGGTGCGGGTCGGCCAGAAAAAGCACGCCGGTGACGTCGTCACCGGCCTCCATTCGTCCGGCGACCGGATCGCCCACGCACTGTTCCTCGCGGACACTCCCGCCGCCGTGGACGCGGCGGCCGACGACATGCGCCGGCAGATCGACATCCGCGTGGAACCGACCGACGACGTGCCCGCACCGGCTCCCGCCCCCGCCACCCCATCCGCAGAGCCGCCCCGGATCGCTGAGGACGGGCCGGTCGTCGTGCTCTGCAAATGGCGCCCCGACATGGTCAGGGCTCTGCTCGCCGCGACGCCGAACCTCCATCTCGTGCTGGAGGAGTCCGAGCTGGCAACCGCCGCGGCGTCGCCCGAACTGACCACTGCCGTCCGCTCCGTCTACCGGGTCGGCAGCGTCGACTCCGTCGAAGAGCTGACCGGGGTCGCCGTCGATCTCGCCGTACGCGATGTCCGGGTCGACCAGGTACTGTCCTTCTCCGAGGACGGGCAGCTCGGCGCCGCCCAGCTGCGCGCACTGCTCGGCTGCGATGAGGCGAGCGCGCAGATGCGGGCAGCCGTCCGCGACAAGCGGATGATGAAGCACCTCGTTGCCGCCGCCGGTGTGCCCGTCACCCAGTGGGCCTCGCTGCCGACAGACGTCACCTTCGCCGACGGCGACACCTTGCCCGACGTGGGATTCCCCGCGATCGTGAAGCCCGCGTTCGGCTTCGGGACGATGAGTACGATTCGCGCCGAGAACGCGGCGGAGATCGCCGCCGTCCTGCGCGATCTGCCGAAGCCCGACCGGCTCTCCTCGGGCCACCTCATCGTCGAACGTTTCGTGTCCGGCCGCGAACTGCACATCGACGCGCTGTGGCGGGAGGGCAAGCCGCTCTTCCTGAACGTGAGCGCGTACTACGCGCCCCGACTCGACCACGTCGCCACGGACCGTGCCGTGCACGATGCCCCGCCCGCCCGGGACGGCTCGTACATGCTGGCGCCCGAGGAGCACCCCGAGCTGCACGAACGCATTCTCGCGATGCACACCACCGTGAACGAGGCCCTGGGCATCGACACCGCCGTCACCCATCTGGAGGTGTTCGAGACACTCACGGGCGACCTCGTCTTCTCCGAGATCGCCACCCGGATCGGCGGCGGCTGGATCCCCGACATGCTCACTGCCCGCCTCGGGCACAACGTGCACGACATCATCGCCACCGGGCTGCTGTACGGCAACCTCGAAGCCGGCGGGGACACCGTGTCCCCGCACCGGCACATCGGCGCGCTGCACCTGCGCCCGCCCCGCGCCGGCACCATCACCGCCCTGCCGACGGGTGAGCAGATCGAGGCCGTCGACGGAGTTCTCGACTGGCGCCTGAGGAAGAAGACCGGGGATCGGTTCGGCTTCTCCCACGCCATGGACTGGTGCCTGCTGGTGATCGTGGGTGCGGACACGGCCGAGGAGTTCGAGGCGGCCCTCGACCGCGTCGAGACCGAGCTGACCATCGAGGTGGAGTGA
- a CDS encoding MFS transporter produces MSTPRSPGRRFTGADALILLNGVSTFGSGLVYPYTALYLSELPEMGTAGISVFYGAAAAANLVTAAVLATGWIKPPPTRLGFAGTLMLAVGFLGTAAAGSLTALFAAVLFIGCGQGCLLVSMVPVLSSLTPREQRRSVFARRYRAINVGLGLGAVVAGLTTGFFATSAVTWLFVANALSYLPLTYAFHRLRARERREEVRGAEREAAGAPREEAAEAQEAADGRLKWLGAAGALAVLFQLGAYLFGHSQFEATSPLVAVQLMGIGLGTVSALLLVNTAVVALGQTWVTRLLSSRDETFGLRTAVLLWVAAYVVAMGSAFGPLPVRYAGLLLFAVVFAIGECAYSCSFHPWLIDSVEAKDVSRVSALASGAMGIGTAAGPSIGVALTLTGEAPVVWLGLASLCLLLLFTLGRRHLAARNPADGTAGAAPEQTPASHTGETT; encoded by the coding sequence ATGAGCACGCCCCGGAGCCCCGGCCGCCGCTTTACCGGGGCCGACGCGCTGATCCTGCTGAACGGTGTGTCCACGTTCGGCTCCGGCCTGGTCTACCCGTACACCGCGCTCTACCTCTCGGAGCTGCCCGAGATGGGCACGGCGGGCATCAGCGTCTTCTACGGCGCCGCCGCCGCGGCCAACCTGGTGACCGCCGCGGTGCTCGCGACCGGCTGGATCAAACCGCCGCCCACGCGCCTGGGGTTCGCCGGGACGCTGATGCTCGCCGTGGGCTTCTTGGGGACGGCGGCGGCGGGCTCGCTGACCGCGCTGTTCGCGGCCGTGCTGTTCATCGGGTGCGGCCAGGGCTGTCTGCTGGTCTCCATGGTGCCGGTGCTCAGCTCGCTGACGCCGCGGGAGCAGCGACGCTCGGTGTTCGCGCGGCGCTACCGGGCCATCAACGTGGGCCTGGGCCTCGGTGCGGTCGTCGCCGGTCTGACCACCGGTTTCTTCGCCACCTCGGCGGTGACGTGGCTGTTCGTCGCCAATGCGCTGAGCTATCTGCCGCTCACCTACGCCTTCCACCGCCTGCGCGCGCGGGAGCGCCGCGAGGAGGTGCGGGGCGCGGAGCGGGAGGCGGCCGGTGCGCCTCGTGAGGAGGCCGCCGAGGCGCAGGAGGCGGCCGACGGACGACTGAAGTGGCTCGGGGCCGCGGGGGCGCTCGCGGTGCTGTTCCAGCTCGGCGCGTACCTCTTCGGGCACAGCCAGTTCGAGGCGACGTCGCCGCTGGTCGCCGTTCAGTTGATGGGCATCGGACTCGGCACGGTCTCCGCGCTGCTGCTCGTGAACACCGCCGTCGTGGCCCTCGGACAGACTTGGGTCACCCGCCTGCTGAGCAGCCGTGACGAGACGTTCGGGCTGCGGACGGCGGTCCTGCTGTGGGTCGCCGCGTACGTCGTGGCCATGGGGTCGGCGTTCGGGCCCCTGCCTGTCCGGTACGCGGGACTCCTGCTGTTCGCCGTCGTCTTCGCGATCGGTGAGTGCGCGTACTCCTGCTCGTTCCACCCCTGGCTGATCGACTCCGTCGAGGCGAAGGACGTCTCCCGGGTATCCGCCCTGGCCAGCGGCGCCATGGGCATCGGTACGGCCGCGGGCCCCTCGATCGGCGTCGCCCTGACCCTCACCGGCGAGGCCCCCGTGGTGTGGCTCGGCCTCGCCTCGCTCTGCCTGCTGTTGCTGTTCACCCTCGGCCGGCGCCACCTCGCGGCACGGAATCCCGCCGACGGAACCGCAGGAGCCGCACCGGAACAGACACCCGCGTCACACACAGGGGAAACGACATGA
- a CDS encoding gamma-glutamyl-gamma-aminobutyrate hydrolase family protein has protein sequence MSTGAPRFPLVGILACRKERANGTTYSRVNDHLTESLLDHAAVAAVLLHTVRPEHAAGVLARLDGLVLPGSGSFVHPMRYGGQEADAVPGREYDLPRDATAAALLRAADRIPGLPVLASCRGLQELVAHQGGTLEAVPASDVKHRLRVGADGPDRWAPAHTVDVRPGGLLAPLVGPGQDPGAVPVNSQHSDRVAKVPGQAFVEATAPDGTVEAVSVGAPERFVLGVQWHFEHHTDQSPLDRAVLAAFGRRCRSWMESRQRQ, from the coding sequence GTGAGCACCGGTGCGCCGCGGTTTCCGCTGGTCGGGATCCTCGCCTGTCGCAAGGAGCGGGCCAACGGCACCACGTACTCACGGGTCAACGACCATCTGACGGAATCGCTTCTGGATCACGCGGCCGTGGCCGCGGTGCTGCTGCACACGGTGCGGCCCGAGCACGCCGCCGGCGTGCTGGCGCGCCTGGACGGCCTCGTGCTGCCGGGCAGCGGGTCGTTCGTGCATCCGATGCGCTACGGCGGGCAGGAGGCGGACGCCGTGCCCGGCCGGGAGTACGACCTGCCCAGGGACGCGACGGCGGCGGCGCTGCTACGGGCGGCGGACCGGATTCCCGGCCTGCCCGTGCTTGCGAGCTGCCGGGGGCTGCAGGAACTCGTCGCGCACCAGGGCGGCACACTCGAAGCCGTGCCCGCCTCCGACGTGAAGCACCGGCTGCGGGTCGGGGCGGACGGGCCCGACCGCTGGGCGCCCGCGCATACCGTGGACGTCCGTCCCGGCGGACTGCTGGCCCCGTTGGTGGGCCCCGGCCAGGATCCGGGTGCCGTACCCGTCAACTCGCAGCACAGCGACCGGGTGGCCAAGGTGCCCGGTCAGGCGTTCGTCGAGGCCACCGCCCCGGACGGGACCGTCGAGGCAGTCAGCGTCGGCGCGCCGGAGCGCTTCGTGCTCGGCGTGCAGTGGCATTTCGAGCACCACACCGATCAATCGCCCCTGGACCGGGCGGTACTGGCCGCGTTCGGCCGACGCTGCCGGTCCTGGATGGAGTCGAGGCAACGCCAGTGA
- a CDS encoding ATP-grasp domain-containing protein: MTTAGTSPTTADHPAVLYLGLRRSPLEWRAEIDAAAACGLSAHVASDADVSHTGLPEQRRGSFDRGSALADQATEAAQTVRAGSGAEPAVVACWGDKYVGLTALLAERFGVRGIGTTAAGVATDKVAQRRAMEPFGLNPPWRAGRTVEELRAAVVELGAAGRPLVFKSAHCSGGRGMAVIGPDSDPDEVFALTSANYSGTTDFLVEEYVEGSEHSVSGVVHDGAVRVLGVTDKYVDGPLSASWATAVPSARTETQVKELQQAAEQAVLAVGLLTGGFHADLRLAPEGPVVLEVGGRLGGDLINSHLIPYAHRDAVRPYETLLALLAHGRLPDETPEPERGAAMVLLPRAGRSAEELAASVRTHPKVVVAEDWPGTDSVVTVVVTENPAELPIAVADVRESAW; this comes from the coding sequence ATGACCACAGCTGGGACTTCCCCGACGACGGCCGACCACCCCGCGGTTCTCTATCTGGGCCTGCGCCGCTCGCCCTTGGAGTGGCGTGCCGAGATCGACGCGGCCGCCGCGTGCGGGCTGAGCGCCCATGTCGCCTCCGACGCGGACGTGTCCCATACGGGGCTGCCCGAGCAGCGGCGCGGTTCCTTCGACCGCGGTTCGGCGCTCGCCGACCAGGCGACGGAGGCCGCGCAGACCGTGCGGGCGGGCTCCGGTGCGGAGCCGGCCGTGGTGGCCTGCTGGGGCGACAAGTACGTCGGCCTCACCGCGCTGCTCGCCGAGCGGTTCGGTGTGCGCGGCATCGGCACCACCGCCGCGGGTGTCGCCACGGACAAGGTCGCGCAGCGCCGCGCGATGGAACCGTTCGGCCTCAACCCGCCCTGGCGCGCGGGCCGTACGGTGGAGGAGCTGCGTGCCGCCGTGGTGGAGCTCGGTGCCGCGGGCAGGCCGCTGGTGTTCAAGTCCGCGCATTGTTCCGGTGGCCGGGGCATGGCCGTGATCGGCCCGGACTCCGATCCGGACGAGGTGTTCGCGCTCACTTCGGCGAACTACTCCGGCACCACCGACTTCCTGGTGGAGGAGTACGTCGAGGGCTCCGAACACTCCGTGTCGGGTGTCGTGCACGACGGCGCGGTACGGGTCCTGGGCGTCACCGACAAGTACGTGGACGGTCCGCTGTCCGCGTCATGGGCGACGGCGGTCCCGTCCGCCCGTACGGAGACGCAGGTCAAGGAGTTGCAGCAGGCGGCCGAGCAGGCCGTGCTCGCGGTCGGTCTGCTCACCGGCGGGTTCCACGCCGATCTGCGGCTCGCGCCGGAGGGTCCGGTCGTCCTGGAGGTCGGCGGGCGGCTGGGCGGTGATCTGATCAACTCCCATCTCATTCCGTACGCGCACCGGGACGCGGTACGGCCCTACGAGACCCTGCTGGCGCTGCTCGCCCATGGGAGGCTGCCCGACGAGACTCCTGAGCCGGAACGTGGCGCGGCCATGGTGCTGCTGCCGAGGGCGGGGCGCTCGGCGGAGGAGCTGGCCGCATCGGTGCGCACTCACCCGAAGGTCGTCGTCGCCGAGGACTGGCCGGGCACCGACTCGGTGGTGACCGTCGTCGTCACGGAGAATCCGGCCGAGCTGCCCATTGCCGTGGCGGACGTACGCGAGTCGGCCTGGTGA
- a CDS encoding DUF2637 domain-containing protein, which translates to MAAPIQLTRTHRILIGVVVAGAVVIAGIGFAGSYAAVRELALQKGFGNFSYVFPIGIDAGICVLLALDLLLTWIRIPFPLLRQTAWLLTAATIAFNGAAAWPDPLGVGMHSVIPILFVVSVEAARHAVGRIADITADKHMEGVRLTRWLLSPIPTFLLWRRMKLWELRSYEQVIKLEQERLVYQARMRSRFGRSWRRKAPVESLMPLRLAKFGVPLAETAPAGLAAAGIEPAVLPPAPEQRATMDGPATGATALSLQKAAPPADQRPELTGGPGNRGNRGGHGTSGDEDDGGAYDEGHRDGDRLEARDPRAFRDARSTRDARGVPDAQSMPPYEQYGPNAPYEQQPPDPDQSSWLHARNPQSVEYHGGYDPTYDPTEDPQYAEWAAEQERAEQYRGQFEEAPPVREPSPEDTGTFPIPVGPGRTRELGEGGGTPEAPAPVPDDDGYYQVFKQSISGSGYPTPREFGDNVQATYGHSLPDAEAKNMVMDFQNRHSAQLEEDHIA; encoded by the coding sequence GTGGCCGCGCCCATTCAGCTGACACGGACACACCGGATTCTCATCGGTGTGGTCGTCGCCGGAGCCGTGGTCATCGCCGGCATCGGCTTCGCGGGGTCCTACGCGGCCGTCCGCGAACTGGCCCTGCAGAAGGGTTTCGGGAACTTCAGCTACGTGTTCCCGATCGGCATCGACGCGGGCATCTGCGTCCTGCTGGCCCTGGATCTGCTGCTGACCTGGATCCGTATCCCCTTCCCGCTGCTGCGTCAGACGGCGTGGCTGCTGACGGCGGCGACGATCGCCTTCAACGGTGCGGCCGCCTGGCCGGATCCGCTCGGTGTGGGGATGCACAGTGTGATCCCCATCCTGTTCGTGGTGTCCGTGGAGGCCGCCCGGCACGCGGTCGGCCGGATCGCCGACATCACCGCGGACAAGCACATGGAGGGCGTCCGCCTCACCCGGTGGCTGCTCTCGCCGATACCCACGTTCCTGCTGTGGCGGCGGATGAAACTGTGGGAACTGCGGTCCTACGAGCAGGTCATCAAGCTGGAGCAGGAACGTCTCGTCTACCAGGCCCGGATGCGCTCCCGCTTCGGCCGGAGCTGGCGCCGCAAGGCCCCGGTGGAGTCCCTGATGCCGCTGCGCCTGGCCAAGTTCGGCGTCCCCCTCGCCGAGACGGCCCCGGCGGGGCTGGCGGCGGCCGGTATCGAACCGGCGGTGCTGCCGCCGGCACCGGAGCAGCGGGCCACCATGGACGGCCCGGCCACCGGAGCTACCGCGCTCTCCCTGCAGAAGGCGGCCCCGCCCGCCGATCAGCGCCCCGAACTGACGGGCGGCCCCGGCAACCGCGGCAACCGCGGGGGCCACGGCACCTCCGGTGACGAGGACGACGGCGGCGCGTACGACGAGGGCCACCGCGACGGCGACCGCCTCGAGGCCCGGGACCCCCGGGCCTTCCGCGACGCCCGCAGCACCCGTGACGCCCGGGGCGTTCCGGACGCGCAGTCCATGCCCCCGTACGAGCAGTACGGCCCGAACGCGCCGTACGAGCAGCAGCCGCCCGACCCGGACCAGAGCTCGTGGCTGCACGCCCGGAACCCACAGTCCGTCGAGTACCACGGCGGTTACGACCCCACCTACGACCCCACCGAGGACCCGCAGTACGCCGAGTGGGCGGCGGAGCAGGAGCGGGCCGAGCAGTACCGCGGGCAGTTCGAGGAGGCACCCCCGGTGCGGGAGCCGTCCCCGGAGGACACCGGCACGTTCCCCATCCCGGTCGGTCCGGGCCGCACCCGTGAGCTGGGCGAGGGCGGCGGCACTCCGGAGGCCCCGGCCCCGGTCCCGGACGACGACGGCTACTACCAGGTCTTCAAGCAGTCGATCAGCGGCAGCGGCTACCCGACTCCGCGCGAGTTCGGCGACAACGTCCAGGCGACGTACGGCCACTCCCTGCCGGACGCCGAGGCCAAGAACATGGTCATGGACTTCCAGAACCGTCACTCCGCGCAGCTGGAGGAAGACCACATCGCGTAA
- a CDS encoding DUF3558 family protein: protein MQRRAQRDVGAPPTSSSPWGSAKRLHRVLVGAAAVPAMLIVAGCSSDSGSDDGKDKAAGSSASAPASASASPSPTVRAAVYKDLPDACDVLSKKTLDDLVPKSKSGKKSRSEDISTRAGCSWDSLANNGVDGSQFRWLSVSMLRFESDTTRGAGDELAKDYYDKQVKDVQAAEGATDTKAEPVTDTGDEATAVRYDLKKKEGTFKQQTVVARVENVVLTLDYNGAGLAGDKSPSADDLMKDAKKAAKEAVKTVTGSNGGKGSGGATESGSPSEPASSSPSEPAPAKD, encoded by the coding sequence GCGAAGCGCCTCCACCGCGTCCTTGTCGGCGCGGCGGCCGTCCCCGCGATGCTGATCGTCGCCGGCTGTTCCTCGGACTCCGGCTCCGACGACGGCAAGGACAAGGCGGCCGGCAGTTCGGCGTCCGCGCCCGCGTCGGCGTCCGCGAGCCCGTCCCCGACGGTGCGGGCGGCGGTGTACAAGGACCTGCCGGACGCGTGCGACGTCCTGTCGAAGAAGACCCTGGACGATCTCGTACCGAAGTCGAAGTCGGGCAAGAAGAGCCGGTCCGAGGACATCTCGACGCGCGCCGGCTGCTCCTGGGACAGCCTCGCCAACAACGGTGTGGACGGTTCACAGTTCCGCTGGCTGAGCGTGTCGATGCTGCGCTTCGAGTCGGACACCACGCGGGGCGCGGGTGACGAACTGGCCAAGGACTACTACGACAAGCAGGTCAAGGACGTCCAGGCCGCCGAGGGCGCCACGGACACGAAGGCCGAACCCGTCACGGACACCGGTGACGAGGCGACGGCCGTGCGCTACGACCTGAAGAAGAAGGAAGGCACCTTCAAGCAGCAGACGGTCGTGGCCCGCGTCGAGAACGTCGTCCTCACCCTCGACTACAACGGGGCGGGTCTCGCCGGCGACAAGTCGCCGAGCGCCGACGACCTGATGAAGGACGCGAAGAAGGCGGCGAAGGAAGCGGTGAAGACCGTGACCGGGTCCAACGGCGGCAAGGGCTCCGGCGGGGCCACCGAGAGCGGTTCGCCGTCGGAGCCGGCATCCTCCTCGCCGTCGGAGCCGGCACCGGCGAAGGACTGA